A region from the Nodosilinea sp. FACHB-141 genome encodes:
- a CDS encoding MSMEG_0565 family glycosyltransferase — protein MAQPLKIALLTYSTKLRGSVVHTLELATALTELGHQVCIYVLDKDGQGFDRTIPAKVQLVLAKPPSAGLSPDQAIDVLIRRRIQEFVDYFLACPDRHDIYHAQDCIGANALVQLRQQGRVPNVVRTVHHIEDYASVYLQRCQDKSIRDPDLCLCVSDRWHQALRDEYGIEAPRVLNGVDLRRFSPTPSGQEEARKARYGLTGSPIFLTVGGIEPRKNSIRLLEAFAQVLTTYPQAQLVIAGGATLFDYEPYRQRFFARAKDLEQQHGPLMGQSVLLPGVIADEDLPALYRAADVFCFPSTKEGWGLVVLEAIASGLPVITADQPPFTEFLSSNQALLVNPDLPSAIAAAMVAALDPRTADQLVQHSQTVLLNYTWEKSASLHVTHYQTLI, from the coding sequence ATGGCTCAACCCCTCAAAATTGCGCTGCTTACCTACTCCACCAAGCTAAGGGGTAGCGTTGTGCATACTCTAGAGCTGGCGACGGCGCTTACAGAACTGGGGCATCAAGTCTGCATCTATGTCCTCGATAAAGACGGCCAAGGCTTCGATCGAACGATTCCAGCCAAGGTTCAGTTAGTACTTGCTAAACCGCCCTCGGCTGGCCTATCCCCTGATCAAGCTATCGACGTGCTGATTCGCCGGCGTATTCAAGAATTTGTCGATTACTTTTTGGCTTGTCCCGATCGCCACGATATCTACCACGCCCAAGACTGCATTGGGGCCAATGCCCTGGTGCAGCTGCGGCAGCAGGGCCGAGTGCCCAACGTAGTGCGTACTGTTCACCACATCGAAGACTACGCCAGCGTTTACCTGCAACGGTGTCAGGATAAATCGATTCGGGATCCTGATCTGTGTTTGTGCGTGAGCGATCGCTGGCACCAAGCCCTCCGCGACGAGTACGGTATTGAAGCCCCCCGAGTGCTCAACGGCGTGGATCTACGGCGATTCTCTCCAACTCCCTCTGGCCAAGAAGAGGCTCGCAAAGCTCGCTACGGCCTGACCGGATCACCTATTTTTCTCACCGTAGGTGGTATTGAGCCGCGCAAGAATTCTATTCGTTTGCTAGAAGCGTTTGCCCAGGTGCTCACCACCTATCCCCAGGCGCAGCTCGTCATTGCGGGCGGGGCCACCCTATTTGACTACGAACCCTATCGGCAGAGATTCTTTGCCCGAGCGAAGGATCTAGAGCAGCAGCACGGCCCATTGATGGGTCAATCCGTCCTGCTCCCAGGGGTGATTGCCGATGAGGATTTACCTGCGCTTTACCGCGCCGCCGATGTGTTTTGCTTTCCATCGACCAAAGAGGGCTGGGGGCTGGTGGTGCTGGAGGCGATCGCCTCAGGCTTACCCGTCATCACCGCTGACCAGCCCCCGTTTACCGAATTTCTTAGCTCAAATCAGGCTTTATTAGTCAATCCTGATTTGCCCTCTGCCATTGCTGCCGCCATGGTTGCGGCGCTAGACCCTAGGACAGCAGATCAGCTCGTTCAGCATAGTCAGACGGTGCTGCTCAACTACACTTGGGAAAAATCGGCCAGCCTGCACGTAACTCACTACCAAACCCTAATATAG